A genomic window from Quercus lobata isolate SW786 chromosome 10, ValleyOak3.0 Primary Assembly, whole genome shotgun sequence includes:
- the LOC115964848 gene encoding uncharacterized protein LOC115964848, with the protein MDKSWMTMGKTPDGRLSHPYIEGVNAFINSARAVVDLSGNIPCPCIHCVNCYRQSPQIVRIHLLHRGIMQSYINWYNHGEPRVLNENIHDNEMSDGDHMDGIDALVDDRIRGEPRNATEDEEVRHFDKLEEDAKRELYPGCTDYSILKFVIEMLNVKVMTNLSNKGLDMMLELLTKVLPKGNLVPRSTYEAKKILRDLGMSYEHIDACKNDCALFWKENENLDKCPVCEMPRYKDTRTQGKKIPHKVLRYFPLTPRLRRLYMSSQRAKDMRWYIDKRVDDGIMRHPADSEEWKEFDLQHPDFALKPRNVRLGLATDGFNHFGNMNNNYSMWPVILIPYNLPPWLVMKEPYFMLSLLIPGPHQPGNDIDIYLKPLVDELKELWEEGVETYDAYSKEHFQMRATLLWTIHDYPGFGNVSGWRTKGYHSCYTCNDQPYSEALESKIGFINHRAYLPMEHRWRHSRLHNGLPEKRKRSLELQVGKIQEQLDRMPNIILGKHPSNKKRQLIGEPNWSKVSILYKLPYWKNKKLKHNIDVMHVEKNISESTYGTLLGIEGKNKDTDKARIDLQNMNFRHTLHLKQRPDGSYDKPRAFFSLSPNERDGFYDFLKSVKYPDGYAANISRSVNAKNGRLSGLKSHDCHVLLQRILPIGLRGFADKDISIVLFELGNFFQDLCSRTLKRSELEKLEERIVLILCKLERFLPPAFFDVMVHLAVHLPREAILGGPVQYRWMYPIERYLGKLKRYVSNRARPEGSIAEAYILKECINN; encoded by the exons ATGGATAAAAGTTGGATGACAATGGGTAAGACACCCGATGGCAGATTAAGTCATCCATATATTGAAGGGGTGAATGCATTTATTAATTCTGCAAGAGCGGTTGTGGACTTGAGTGGTAATATTCCGTGTCCATGTATTCACTGTGTGAATTGCTATCGACAATCTCCTCAAATTGTGCGTATCCATTTGCTTCATCGTGGAATTATGCAATCTTATATTAATTGGTATAATCATGGAGAACCTCGTGTATTGAACGAGAACATTCATGATAATGAAATGTCGGATGGTGATCATATGGATGGTATCGATGCCTTGGTAGATGACCGAATTAGAGGGGAACCAAGAAATGCAACCGAAGATGAGGAGGTGCGTCATTTTGacaaacttgaggaagatgcAAAACGTGAGTTGTATCCGGGTTGCACTGATTATAGTATCTTGAAGTTTGTTATTGAGATGTTGAATGTAAAAGTAATGACCAACTTGAGTAATAAGGGACTTGATATGATGCTAGAATTGCTGACAAAGGTTTTACCGAAAGGTAACTTGGTTCCAAGGTCAACTTATGAAGCAAAGAAGATATTACGTGACTTGGGCATGTCATACGAGCATATAGATGCATGCAAAAATGACTGTGCATTATTttggaaggaaaatgaaaatcttGATAAATGTCCGGTGTGTGAGATGCCTAGGTACAAAGATACACGTACCCAAGGTAAGAAGATTCCTCATAAAGTATTGCGTTACTTTCCGTTGACACCGAGATTGAGGAGATTGTACATGTCAAGCCAAAGAGCTAAGGACATGAGATGGTATATAGACAAACGTGTGGACGATGGGATAATGAGGCATCCGGCTGATAGTGAGGAATGGAAGGAATTTGATTTGCAACATCCTGATTTTGCCCTCAAACCTCGCAATGTAAGGTTAGGGTTGGCTACAGATGGATTTAATCATTTTGGGAATATGAACAATAATTATAGTATGTGGCCTGTCATACTTATCCCCTATAATTTACCGCCTTGGTTGGTTATGAAGGAGCCATATTTTATGTTGTCCTTGCTTATTCCCGGTCCCCATCAACCGGGGAATGATATTGATATTTATTTGAAACCATTGGTTGATGAGTTGAAGGAGTTGTGGGAAGAAGGTGTAGAAACTTATGATGCTTATAGTAAAGAGCATTTTCAGATGCGTGCAACTTTGTTGTGGACAATACATGACTATCCTGGATTTGGTAACGTATCCGGGTGGAGGACAAAGGGTTATCATTCTTGTTACACTTGCAACGATCAACCATATTCAGAAGCTTTGGAAAGTAAAATTGGATTCATTAATCATCGAGCTTATTTACCTATGGAACATCGTTGGAGACATAGTCGGTTGCATAATGGTTTACCGGAGAAACGGAAGAGATCTTTAGAGTTACAAGTGGGAAAGATACAAGAGCAACTAGATAGAAtgccaaatataattttaggaaagCATCCAAGTAACAAGAAGAGACAACTCATTGGGGAGCCAAATTGGTCAAAGGTAAGTATTTTGTACAAGCTTCCGTACTGGAAAAATAAGAAGCTTAAGCACAACATTGATGTCATGCATGTGGAGAAGAACATTAGTGAGAGTACTTATGGTACTTTGTTGGGCATTGAGGGGAAAAATAAGGACACTGATAAGGCACGGATAGACTTACAAAATATGAACTTCAGGCACACGTTGCATTTGAAACAACGTCCTGATGGATCATATGATAAACCTCGGGCTTTCTTTTCATTAAGCCCCAATGAAAGAGATGGTTTTTATGACTTTTTGAAATCAGTCAAGTATCCGGATGGCTATGCAGCCAACATATCAAGGTCAGTGAATGCAAAAAATGGTAGATTATCTGGTTTGAAAAGCCACGACTGTCATGTGTTACTACAACGAATTCTTCCAATTGGGTTGCGAGGGTTTGCAGATAAAGACATTAGTATTGTATTGTTTGAGTTAGGCAATTTCTTCCAAGACTTATGCTCAAGGACCCTAAAGCGGAGTGAATTAGAGAAACTAGAAGAACGTATAGTTCTTATACTATGCAAGCTTGAGAGGTTCTTGCCTCCAGCATTCTTTGATGTTATGGTCCACCTTGCTGTTCACTTGCCTCGAGAAGCAATTCTAGGAGGCCCGGTACAATATCGGTGGATGTATCCAATTGAAAG GTAtcttggaaaattgaaaagatacgTTTCCAACCGAGCTCGACCAGAAGGTTCGATTGCAGAGGCTTACATTCTTAAAGAATGTATTAACAACTAG